The genomic interval TTGGTGGAGAAGGTGAAGATCTCGTTGCCGTCGTTCTGGCTGATGTTGTAGCGGATGACGGCGCTGGCGGGGGCGGAGCCCAGCGAGACGGAGATGAAGAAGCCGCCGCCGTTGTCGTGGCTGTAGTTGTACTGGACCAGGCTGTCGTGCGTGGAGGCGTCCGCGTCGAAGGCGGTGCAGTCGAGCCCCCGGCCGCCGAAGCGGGCGCCGTACACCTCGTTGTACTGCACGGTGGTGCGGTCGGCGCCGGACCACCAGATGCCGACGTTCGTGGTGGTGGAGGTGGCCCGGGCGACGGTGTTGTACTCGATGAGGGTGTCGGCGACCTGGTTGGTGTTGATGCCGCCGGAGCCGACGTCGTGGACGTGGTTGCCGCGGATCACCAGGCCGGTGCTGGGGGTGAACGGACCGTACTCGTTGGCGGGGATGTTCAGTTCGCCCCACAGCGAGGTCCAGCCCTCGCGCTGCATCCAGGTGGACCAGGTGGTGATGCCGTAGGCCTTGGTGTCGGCGATCTCGTTGTTCTCGATCAGCATGCCCGTGAAGTACGTCGGCACGGTGTTGCCCCGGACGTCGACGAGGATGCCGGCCGAGCCGATGTTGCCCTTGCCGACCTGGGCGACGCCGTCGATCCCGTGGACGTACAGGTTGCGCAGCGTGATCCCGGGGACGGCGCCGACGTCCTTGGCCCGGACCTCGACGCCCACCCGCCAGGTCGTCGACCCCGTGCCGTTGGTGATCTCCAGGCCGTCGAGCGTCCAGTGCCGCAGGTTCTCCAGGAGCACCGCCGAAGGCACCGTGTTGGCCCCGGCGATGACCGGCTTGGCCCCGGTCCCGTACGAGGTCGCCGTGACCGGGGCGCCCGCGGAACCGGAGCCCTTGGGCGCGAACTGACCGGTCCAGGTGCGCCCCGCGAGGAAGCGGACGGTGTCGCCCGGCTGGAAGACCTGCTGGTTCACCCGGGCCAGGCTGCGCCAGGGAGTGCCCGTGCTGGTGCCGTCGGCCGAGTCGTTCCCGCCGGACGAGTCCACGTAGTACGTGGTCCCCGTCGCCGCCCGGGCTGCGGCCGGCGGTACGGCGACGGCCAGGGCCGTACCGAGCGCCGCCGAGAGAACAGTACGTCTGCTGTGCATGAAGCCTCCTGAGAGAGAAGCGCCTACATCAGAAAGGGGATTTCATTAGTCGTCGCCCGCCCGTGCGGAGGTGGGCGGGCCGCCGGGACCACGCCCACCTCCGAAGCCGACCTCCGACGCCGGCCTTCGAGGGGACCGACCTCCGAGGGGGCCGACCTCCGATGCCGGCCTTCCGAGACCGGCCCTCGGGCCTACTTGCCGATCCCCGCCGTCATGCCCTCGACGATGCGCCGGCCGCACCACAGGTAGAGGACGATCATCGGGAAGACGAGGATGCCGATCCCGGCGAACATGCCGCCCCAGTCGGACGAGTACTGCATCGTCCCGTAGAGGTGGAGCAGGGCGACGGGCAGCGTGCGCTCGTCCTCGCCGGGGGCGATCACCATGACGAGCAGGGTGGAGTTCCACAGCCCGATCACGTTGAGGACGAGCACGGTGACGATGCCGGGCCG from Streptomyces showdoensis carries:
- a CDS encoding discoidin domain-containing protein, encoding MHSRRTVLSAALGTALAVAVPPAAARAATGTTYYVDSSGGNDSADGTSTGTPWRSLARVNQQVFQPGDTVRFLAGRTWTGQFAPKGSGSAGAPVTATSYGTGAKPVIAGANTVPSAVLLENLRHWTLDGLEITNGTGSTTWRVGVEVRAKDVGAVPGITLRNLYVHGIDGVAQVGKGNIGSAGILVDVRGNTVPTYFTGMLIENNEIADTKAYGITTWSTWMQREGWTSLWGELNIPANEYGPFTPSTGLVIRGNHVHDVGSGGINTNQVADTLIEYNTVARATSTTTNVGIWWSGADRTTVQYNEVYGARFGGRGLDCTAFDADASTHDSLVQYNYSHDNGGGFFISVSLGSAPASAVIRYNISQNDGNEIFTFSTNTDGVDIYNNTVYVSSSPSRPLYKIAQVYHNPKNVTFRNNLFVNLANLPYDTAGITYRNNLYRGGPVPPDTAALTGDPKLTAPGTATSRADLTGYRPLTGSAAIDAGLAITGNGGRDILGTALAATVAVGAVQGAPGSYGAPIASTTMGTGQGTVAALVDGSEATSWASPVAVTLPGDITLDLRTVRRVAAVTLATHFGQGQGFTRVDVQTWDGTAWTSRLTDAALTWNSNSSTVERRTLTLPTPVDTSRLRLVVKAANRQWGNIALNELTVT